In Mammaliicoccus sp. Marseille-Q6498, the genomic stretch TTCCTTATTTAAATACTGGTTTCTTCACTCATTTCTCATCAACTACACCGAAAAGTGCTGGTGTTAAAGGCGCATTAATCGGAACACTTTGGTTAATGATGACGATTGCACCTATTTCAATCATTCTTGGTGTAGGAACTGCGATTTATATGGTTGAGTATGCAAAGGAAAACTGGTTCACGAAATTTATAAGAGTTAATATATCAAATCTAGCAGGTGTTCCATCAGTAGTATTTGGATTACTTGGTTTAACAATATTTGTACGTGGTGCAGGATTTGAAAGTTTATCGCTTGGTAAAACAGTAATTGCAGCAGCATTAACGATGTCGCTCATGATTTTACCAATCATAATCGTTGCTAGCCAAGAAGCGATTAAGTCAGTGCCATCTTCTATTAGAGAAGCATCGCTAGGATTAGGTGGTACTAAATGGCAAACGATAAAAAATATCGTATTACCTGCTTCTATACCAGGTATATTAACGGGTACGATTTTGGCATTATCACGTGCACTAGGTGAAACTGCACCTTTAGTTGTTATCGGTGTTCCAGCAATTTTAATGAAAACACCTAATAATATTTTTGAGTCGTTCCAAGCATTACCAATGCAAATTTATAACTGGGCAAAATTACCGCAAGCTGAATTTCAATTTGTATCATCAGCTGCGATTATAGTATTGCTCATTATATTAATACTCATGAATTCTATCGCAATATTCATAAGAAATAAGTATCAAAGAAAACTATAATATCAGAATGAAGAGGGGTCTTATTTATGACAGACGTTAAAATTAGAGATTTATCTCAAAATACAACGCCAAATGAAACGACACAAAATAACCAAATAGTTCAAGAAGATAAAAAAATCGTTTATAAAACGAATAACTTAGATTTATGGTATGGTGATTTCCATGCTTTGAAAAATATTAATTTAGATATTGCGGAAAATGAAGTAACAGCAATTATTGGACCATCAGGTTGTGGTAAATCAACTTATATTAAAACACTTAATCGAATGATCGAATTAATTCCAAGCGTTAAAACTTCTGGAGAAATTATTTACAGAGACAAAAACATTTTTGATAAAAAATTTAGCGTAGAAGAATTAAGAACTAATGTAGGGATGGTATTCCAAAAACCAAATCCATTCCCTAAATCAATTTACGACAATATTACTTATGGACCAAGAATCCATGGTATTACAGATAAGAAAATTTTAGATGAAATTGTTGAACGTTCACTTAAAGGTGCTGCAATTTGGGATGAATGTAAAGACAAACTTGATCAAAATGCATACAGTTTATCTGGTGGACAACAGCAAAGAATATGTATTGCACGTTGTCTCGCTATCGAACCAGATGTAATCTTGATGGATGAGCCAACATCTGCGCTTGATCCAATTTCAACATTAAAAGTTGAAGAACTTGTTCAAGAATTGAAAACAAAGTATTCTATTATTATTGTGACACACAACATGCAACAAGCAGCGAGAATATCTGATAAAACAGCATTTTTCTTAAATGGTTATGTTAATGAGTTTGATAACACTGACAAAATTTTCTCAAATCCTACTGACAAGAAAACTGAAGATTACATTTCAGGAAGATTTGGTTAATATGGTTATTAGAGAAAAGTACGAAGGTGAACTTAATGCACTTATCCAAGATTTGTTTAAATTAGGCAAAGAAGTGTATAATATGATTGAACAATCAGTGTCAGTGTTAAGTGATGAAGATAAGAAAAATGCAAGAGAATTAATCGCTTATGATCGTAAAATTAATCAAATGGAACATGATATTAACGAAAAAGTTGTTATGCTTATTACAAAACAACA encodes the following:
- the pstA gene encoding phosphate ABC transporter permease PstA, which produces MSNANLIDQTIVQKKLPGRLTKNKVIKGIFFVCTLIGLVVLAILLFDIFRKGIPYLNTGFFTHFSSTTPKSAGVKGALIGTLWLMMTIAPISIILGVGTAIYMVEYAKENWFTKFIRVNISNLAGVPSVVFGLLGLTIFVRGAGFESLSLGKTVIAAALTMSLMILPIIIVASQEAIKSVPSSIREASLGLGGTKWQTIKNIVLPASIPGILTGTILALSRALGETAPLVVIGVPAILMKTPNNIFESFQALPMQIYNWAKLPQAEFQFVSSAAIIVLLIILILMNSIAIFIRNKYQRKL
- the pstB gene encoding phosphate ABC transporter ATP-binding protein PstB produces the protein MTDVKIRDLSQNTTPNETTQNNQIVQEDKKIVYKTNNLDLWYGDFHALKNINLDIAENEVTAIIGPSGCGKSTYIKTLNRMIELIPSVKTSGEIIYRDKNIFDKKFSVEELRTNVGMVFQKPNPFPKSIYDNITYGPRIHGITDKKILDEIVERSLKGAAIWDECKDKLDQNAYSLSGGQQQRICIARCLAIEPDVILMDEPTSALDPISTLKVEELVQELKTKYSIIIVTHNMQQAARISDKTAFFLNGYVNEFDNTDKIFSNPTDKKTEDYISGRFG